In Aquila chrysaetos chrysaetos chromosome 2, bAquChr1.4, whole genome shotgun sequence, the following are encoded in one genomic region:
- the PPP4R3A gene encoding serine/threonine-protein phosphatase 4 regulatory subunit 3A isoform X4: protein MIWHLAFKKKQDVMKYGKKYVRLARREKVTCPKLCCSEKNVQGKDPSVDITQDLVDESEEERFDDMSSPGLELPSCELSRLEEIAELVASSLPSPLRREKLALALENEGYIKKLLEIFHVCEDLENIEGLHHLYEIIKGIFLLNRTALFEVMFSEECIMDVIGCLEYDPSLSQSRKHREFLTKTAKFKEVIPISDPELKQKIHQTYRVQYIQDMVLPTPSVFEENMLSTLHSFIFFNKVEIVGMLQEDEKFLTDLFAQLTDEATDEEKRQELVNFLKEFCAFSQTLQPQNRDAFFKTLSNMGILPALEVILGMDDAQVRSAATDIFSYLVEYNPSMVREFVMQEAQQNDDDILLINLIIEHMICDTDPELGGAVLLMGLLRTLVDPENMLATANKTEKTEFLGFFYKHCMHVLTAPLLANTTEDKPSKDDFQTAQLLALILELLTFCVEHHTYHIKNYIINKDILRRVLVLMASKHAFLALCALRFKRKIIGLKDEFYNRYIMKSFLFEPVVKAFLNNGSRYNLMNSAIIEMFEFIRVEDIKSLTAHVIENYWKALEDVDYVQTFKGLKLRFEQQRERQDNPKLDSMRSILRNHRYRRDARTLEDEEEMWFNTDEDDMEDGEAVVPPSDKTKNDEDIMDPISKFMERKKLKESEEKEVLLKTNLSGRQSPSFKLSFSSGTKSNLTSQSSASNLPGSPGSPGSPGSPGSPGSVSKSTSQMAAITTKGGLVGLVDYPDDDEEDDEDEDKEETLPLSKKAKLESS from the exons ATGATTTGGCACTTAGCTTTCAAGAAAAAGCAGGATGTGATGaaatatgggaaaaaatatGTCAG GTTGGCCAGAAGGGAAAAGGTTACCTGTCCAAAGCTCTGTTGTAGTGAGAAGAAT GTTCAAGGCAAAGACCCTTCTGTCGATATTACTCAGGACCTTGTCGATGAATCTGAGGAAGAACGTTTTGATGATATGTCATCACCAGGTCTAGAATTGCCATCTTGTGAATTAAGTCGACTAGAAGAAATTGCAGAACTTGTGGCATCTTCATTGCCTTCACCATTACGTCGTGAAAAACTCGCACTAGCACTGGAAAATGAGGGCTATATTAAGAAGCTCTTAGAAATTTTTCATGTGTGTGAAGACTTGGAGAACATTGAAGGACTACACCACTTATATGAAATTATCAAgggaattttccttttgaacagAACTGCACTTTTTGAAGTCATGTTTTCCGAGGAATGTATAATGGACGTAATTGGATGCCTAGAATATGACCCGTCTTTATCACAGTCACGGAAACACAGGGAATTTCTGactaaaacagcaaaatttaaagAGGTGATTCCTATATCTGATCCAGAGCTGAAGCAAAAAATACATCAGACATACAGAGTACAGTATATTCAAGATATGGTCCTACCCACTCCCTCAGTTTTTGAGGAAAATATGCTATCAACACTtcattctttcatcttttttaataaagtggaAATAGTTGGTATGTTACAG GAAGATGAAAAATTTCTGACAGACTTATTTGCACAACTAACAGATGAAGCCACAGATGAGGAGAAAAGACAGGAATTG gtaaattttctgaaagagtTTTGTGCATTCTCTCAAACACTGCAACCTCAAAACAgagatgcatttttcaaaaccttGTCAAATATGGGCATACTGCCAGCACTAGAAGTTATATTG gGTATGGATGATGCACAAGTACGAAGTGCAGCCACCGATATATTCTCATATTTGGTTGAATACAACCCGTCCATGGTACGAGAGTTTGTCATGCAGGAAGCACAGCAGAACGATGAT GATATATTACTCATTAACCTCATTATAGAACACATGATTTGTGACACAGATCCAGAACTTGGAGGGGCAGTGCTACTCATGGGTTTGCTTCGTACTTTAGTTGATCCAGAAAATATGCTTGCCACAGCTAAT aaaacagaaaagacagagttCTTGGGTTTCTTCTACAAACATTGTATGCATGTTCTGACAGCCCCTCTATTGGCCAATACTACAGAGGACAAGCCTAGCAAAG ATGATTTTCAGACAGCCCAACTCTTGGCATTAATACTGGAATTGCTAACTTTCTGTGTAGAACATCATACTTATCACATAAAAAACTACATCATTAACAAAGATATCCTGCGAAGGGTGCTCGTTCTCATGGCCTCAAAGCACGCTTTCTTGGCATTGT GTGCCCTTCGTTTCAAGAGAAAGATAATTGGGCTGAAGGATGAATTCTACAACCGTTACATAAtgaaaagttttttgtttgaaCCTGTGGTCAAAGCATTTCTAAATAATGGTTCCCGTTATAATCTGATGAACTCTGCCATAATAGAGATGTTTGAATTTATCAGAGTG GAAGATATAAAATCGTTGACAGCTCATGTAATTGAAAATTACTGGAAGGCACTGGAAGATGTAGATTATGTGCAGACTTTCAAAGGACTGAAACTACGATTTGAGCAACAAAGGGAAAGACAAGATAATCCAAAACTTGACAG CATGCGTTCCATTTTGAGAAACCATAGATACAGAAGGGATGCAAGAACCctggaggatgaggaggaaatGTGGTTTAATACTGATGAAGATGATATGGAAGATGGAGAGGCAGTGGTGCCCCCTTCtgacaaaactaaaaatgatGAAGATATTATGGACCCTATCAGTAAAttcatggaaaggaaaaaat taAAAGAgagtgaagaaaaggaagttctTCTGAAAACTAACCTTTCAGGTCGTCAGAGCCCAAGTTTcaagctttccttttccagtggTACAAAGTCTAACCTTACCAGCCAGTCATCTGCAAGTAATCTGCCTGGATCCCCAGGGTCTCCCGGATCCCCAGGGTCCCCTGGGTCTCCAGGATCAGTTTCTAAAAGCACATCTCAGATGGCAGCTATTACAACTAAG GGAGGCCTCGTTGGGCTTGTAGATTATCctgatgatgatgaagaggaTGATGAAGATGAAGATAAAGAGGAAACTTTACCTTtgtcaaagaaagcaaagcttgaGTCATCATAA
- the PPP4R3A gene encoding serine/threonine-protein phosphatase 4 regulatory subunit 3A isoform X1, with the protein MTDTRRRVKVYTLNEDRQWDDRGTGHVSSCYVERLKGMSLLVRAESDGSLLLESKINPNTAYQKQQDTLIVWSEAENYDLALSFQEKAGCDEIWEKICQVQGKDPSVDITQDLVDESEEERFDDMSSPGLELPSCELSRLEEIAELVASSLPSPLRREKLALALENEGYIKKLLEIFHVCEDLENIEGLHHLYEIIKGIFLLNRTALFEVMFSEECIMDVIGCLEYDPSLSQSRKHREFLTKTAKFKEVIPISDPELKQKIHQTYRVQYIQDMVLPTPSVFEENMLSTLHSFIFFNKVEIVGMLQEDEKFLTDLFAQLTDEATDEEKRQELVNFLKEFCAFSQTLQPQNRDAFFKTLSNMGILPALEVILGMDDAQVRSAATDIFSYLVEYNPSMVREFVMQEAQQNDDDILLINLIIEHMICDTDPELGGAVLLMGLLRTLVDPENMLATANKTEKTEFLGFFYKHCMHVLTAPLLANTTEDKPSKDDFQTAQLLALILELLTFCVEHHTYHIKNYIINKDILRRVLVLMASKHAFLALCALRFKRKIIGLKDEFYNRYIMKSFLFEPVVKAFLNNGSRYNLMNSAIIEMFEFIRVEDIKSLTAHVIENYWKALEDVDYVQTFKGLKLRFEQQRERQDNPKLDSMRSILRNHRYRRDARTLEDEEEMWFNTDEDDMEDGEAVVPPSDKTKNDEDIMDPISKFMERKKLKESEEKEVLLKTNLSGRQSPSFKLSFSSGTKSNLTSQSSASNLPGSPGSPGSPGSPGSPGSVSKSTSQMAAITTKGGLVGLVDYPDDDEEDDEDEDKEETLPLSKKAKLESS; encoded by the exons GATACCTTGATTGTGTGGTCTGAAGCTGAAAATTATGATTTGGCACTTAGCTTTCAAGAAAAAGCAGGATGTGATGaaatatgggaaaaaatatGTCAG GTTCAAGGCAAAGACCCTTCTGTCGATATTACTCAGGACCTTGTCGATGAATCTGAGGAAGAACGTTTTGATGATATGTCATCACCAGGTCTAGAATTGCCATCTTGTGAATTAAGTCGACTAGAAGAAATTGCAGAACTTGTGGCATCTTCATTGCCTTCACCATTACGTCGTGAAAAACTCGCACTAGCACTGGAAAATGAGGGCTATATTAAGAAGCTCTTAGAAATTTTTCATGTGTGTGAAGACTTGGAGAACATTGAAGGACTACACCACTTATATGAAATTATCAAgggaattttccttttgaacagAACTGCACTTTTTGAAGTCATGTTTTCCGAGGAATGTATAATGGACGTAATTGGATGCCTAGAATATGACCCGTCTTTATCACAGTCACGGAAACACAGGGAATTTCTGactaaaacagcaaaatttaaagAGGTGATTCCTATATCTGATCCAGAGCTGAAGCAAAAAATACATCAGACATACAGAGTACAGTATATTCAAGATATGGTCCTACCCACTCCCTCAGTTTTTGAGGAAAATATGCTATCAACACTtcattctttcatcttttttaataaagtggaAATAGTTGGTATGTTACAG GAAGATGAAAAATTTCTGACAGACTTATTTGCACAACTAACAGATGAAGCCACAGATGAGGAGAAAAGACAGGAATTG gtaaattttctgaaagagtTTTGTGCATTCTCTCAAACACTGCAACCTCAAAACAgagatgcatttttcaaaaccttGTCAAATATGGGCATACTGCCAGCACTAGAAGTTATATTG gGTATGGATGATGCACAAGTACGAAGTGCAGCCACCGATATATTCTCATATTTGGTTGAATACAACCCGTCCATGGTACGAGAGTTTGTCATGCAGGAAGCACAGCAGAACGATGAT GATATATTACTCATTAACCTCATTATAGAACACATGATTTGTGACACAGATCCAGAACTTGGAGGGGCAGTGCTACTCATGGGTTTGCTTCGTACTTTAGTTGATCCAGAAAATATGCTTGCCACAGCTAAT aaaacagaaaagacagagttCTTGGGTTTCTTCTACAAACATTGTATGCATGTTCTGACAGCCCCTCTATTGGCCAATACTACAGAGGACAAGCCTAGCAAAG ATGATTTTCAGACAGCCCAACTCTTGGCATTAATACTGGAATTGCTAACTTTCTGTGTAGAACATCATACTTATCACATAAAAAACTACATCATTAACAAAGATATCCTGCGAAGGGTGCTCGTTCTCATGGCCTCAAAGCACGCTTTCTTGGCATTGT GTGCCCTTCGTTTCAAGAGAAAGATAATTGGGCTGAAGGATGAATTCTACAACCGTTACATAAtgaaaagttttttgtttgaaCCTGTGGTCAAAGCATTTCTAAATAATGGTTCCCGTTATAATCTGATGAACTCTGCCATAATAGAGATGTTTGAATTTATCAGAGTG GAAGATATAAAATCGTTGACAGCTCATGTAATTGAAAATTACTGGAAGGCACTGGAAGATGTAGATTATGTGCAGACTTTCAAAGGACTGAAACTACGATTTGAGCAACAAAGGGAAAGACAAGATAATCCAAAACTTGACAG CATGCGTTCCATTTTGAGAAACCATAGATACAGAAGGGATGCAAGAACCctggaggatgaggaggaaatGTGGTTTAATACTGATGAAGATGATATGGAAGATGGAGAGGCAGTGGTGCCCCCTTCtgacaaaactaaaaatgatGAAGATATTATGGACCCTATCAGTAAAttcatggaaaggaaaaaat taAAAGAgagtgaagaaaaggaagttctTCTGAAAACTAACCTTTCAGGTCGTCAGAGCCCAAGTTTcaagctttccttttccagtggTACAAAGTCTAACCTTACCAGCCAGTCATCTGCAAGTAATCTGCCTGGATCCCCAGGGTCTCCCGGATCCCCAGGGTCCCCTGGGTCTCCAGGATCAGTTTCTAAAAGCACATCTCAGATGGCAGCTATTACAACTAAG GGAGGCCTCGTTGGGCTTGTAGATTATCctgatgatgatgaagaggaTGATGAAGATGAAGATAAAGAGGAAACTTTACCTTtgtcaaagaaagcaaagcttgaGTCATCATAA
- the PPP4R3A gene encoding serine/threonine-protein phosphatase 4 regulatory subunit 3A isoform X3, producing MTDTRRRVKVYTLNEDRQWDDRGTGHVSSCYVERLKGMSLLVRAESDGSLLLESKINPNTAYQKQQDTLIVWSEAENYDLALSFQEKAGCDEIWEKICQVQGKDPSVDITQDLVDESEEERFDDMSSPGLELPSCELSRLEEIAELVASSLPSPLRREKLALALENEGYIKKLLEIFHVCEDLENIEGLHHLYEIIKGIFLLNRTALFEVMFSEECIMDVIGCLEYDPSLSQSRKHREFLTKTAKFKEVIPISDPELKQKIHQTYRVQYIQDMVLPTPSVFEENMLSTLHSFIFFNKVEIVGMLQEDEKFLTDLFAQLTDEATDEEKRQELVNFLKEFCAFSQTLQPQNRDAFFKTLSNMGILPALEVILGMDDAQVRSAATDIFSYLVEYNPSMVREFVMQEAQQNDDKTEKTEFLGFFYKHCMHVLTAPLLANTTEDKPSKDDFQTAQLLALILELLTFCVEHHTYHIKNYIINKDILRRVLVLMASKHAFLALCALRFKRKIIGLKDEFYNRYIMKSFLFEPVVKAFLNNGSRYNLMNSAIIEMFEFIRVEDIKSLTAHVIENYWKALEDVDYVQTFKGLKLRFEQQRERQDNPKLDSMRSILRNHRYRRDARTLEDEEEMWFNTDEDDMEDGEAVVPPSDKTKNDEDIMDPISKFMERKKLKESEEKEVLLKTNLSGRQSPSFKLSFSSGTKSNLTSQSSASNLPGSPGSPGSPGSPGSPGSVSKSTSQMAAITTKGGLVGLVDYPDDDEEDDEDEDKEETLPLSKKAKLESS from the exons GATACCTTGATTGTGTGGTCTGAAGCTGAAAATTATGATTTGGCACTTAGCTTTCAAGAAAAAGCAGGATGTGATGaaatatgggaaaaaatatGTCAG GTTCAAGGCAAAGACCCTTCTGTCGATATTACTCAGGACCTTGTCGATGAATCTGAGGAAGAACGTTTTGATGATATGTCATCACCAGGTCTAGAATTGCCATCTTGTGAATTAAGTCGACTAGAAGAAATTGCAGAACTTGTGGCATCTTCATTGCCTTCACCATTACGTCGTGAAAAACTCGCACTAGCACTGGAAAATGAGGGCTATATTAAGAAGCTCTTAGAAATTTTTCATGTGTGTGAAGACTTGGAGAACATTGAAGGACTACACCACTTATATGAAATTATCAAgggaattttccttttgaacagAACTGCACTTTTTGAAGTCATGTTTTCCGAGGAATGTATAATGGACGTAATTGGATGCCTAGAATATGACCCGTCTTTATCACAGTCACGGAAACACAGGGAATTTCTGactaaaacagcaaaatttaaagAGGTGATTCCTATATCTGATCCAGAGCTGAAGCAAAAAATACATCAGACATACAGAGTACAGTATATTCAAGATATGGTCCTACCCACTCCCTCAGTTTTTGAGGAAAATATGCTATCAACACTtcattctttcatcttttttaataaagtggaAATAGTTGGTATGTTACAG GAAGATGAAAAATTTCTGACAGACTTATTTGCACAACTAACAGATGAAGCCACAGATGAGGAGAAAAGACAGGAATTG gtaaattttctgaaagagtTTTGTGCATTCTCTCAAACACTGCAACCTCAAAACAgagatgcatttttcaaaaccttGTCAAATATGGGCATACTGCCAGCACTAGAAGTTATATTG gGTATGGATGATGCACAAGTACGAAGTGCAGCCACCGATATATTCTCATATTTGGTTGAATACAACCCGTCCATGGTACGAGAGTTTGTCATGCAGGAAGCACAGCAGAACGATGAT aaaacagaaaagacagagttCTTGGGTTTCTTCTACAAACATTGTATGCATGTTCTGACAGCCCCTCTATTGGCCAATACTACAGAGGACAAGCCTAGCAAAG ATGATTTTCAGACAGCCCAACTCTTGGCATTAATACTGGAATTGCTAACTTTCTGTGTAGAACATCATACTTATCACATAAAAAACTACATCATTAACAAAGATATCCTGCGAAGGGTGCTCGTTCTCATGGCCTCAAAGCACGCTTTCTTGGCATTGT GTGCCCTTCGTTTCAAGAGAAAGATAATTGGGCTGAAGGATGAATTCTACAACCGTTACATAAtgaaaagttttttgtttgaaCCTGTGGTCAAAGCATTTCTAAATAATGGTTCCCGTTATAATCTGATGAACTCTGCCATAATAGAGATGTTTGAATTTATCAGAGTG GAAGATATAAAATCGTTGACAGCTCATGTAATTGAAAATTACTGGAAGGCACTGGAAGATGTAGATTATGTGCAGACTTTCAAAGGACTGAAACTACGATTTGAGCAACAAAGGGAAAGACAAGATAATCCAAAACTTGACAG CATGCGTTCCATTTTGAGAAACCATAGATACAGAAGGGATGCAAGAACCctggaggatgaggaggaaatGTGGTTTAATACTGATGAAGATGATATGGAAGATGGAGAGGCAGTGGTGCCCCCTTCtgacaaaactaaaaatgatGAAGATATTATGGACCCTATCAGTAAAttcatggaaaggaaaaaat taAAAGAgagtgaagaaaaggaagttctTCTGAAAACTAACCTTTCAGGTCGTCAGAGCCCAAGTTTcaagctttccttttccagtggTACAAAGTCTAACCTTACCAGCCAGTCATCTGCAAGTAATCTGCCTGGATCCCCAGGGTCTCCCGGATCCCCAGGGTCCCCTGGGTCTCCAGGATCAGTTTCTAAAAGCACATCTCAGATGGCAGCTATTACAACTAAG GGAGGCCTCGTTGGGCTTGTAGATTATCctgatgatgatgaagaggaTGATGAAGATGAAGATAAAGAGGAAACTTTACCTTtgtcaaagaaagcaaagcttgaGTCATCATAA
- the PPP4R3A gene encoding serine/threonine-protein phosphatase 4 regulatory subunit 3A isoform X2: MLREDELPTLAVRTSGLPKSLSSVYHLFLNPLEKEKDTLIVWSEAENYDLALSFQEKAGCDEIWEKICQVQGKDPSVDITQDLVDESEEERFDDMSSPGLELPSCELSRLEEIAELVASSLPSPLRREKLALALENEGYIKKLLEIFHVCEDLENIEGLHHLYEIIKGIFLLNRTALFEVMFSEECIMDVIGCLEYDPSLSQSRKHREFLTKTAKFKEVIPISDPELKQKIHQTYRVQYIQDMVLPTPSVFEENMLSTLHSFIFFNKVEIVGMLQEDEKFLTDLFAQLTDEATDEEKRQELVNFLKEFCAFSQTLQPQNRDAFFKTLSNMGILPALEVILGMDDAQVRSAATDIFSYLVEYNPSMVREFVMQEAQQNDDDILLINLIIEHMICDTDPELGGAVLLMGLLRTLVDPENMLATANKTEKTEFLGFFYKHCMHVLTAPLLANTTEDKPSKDDFQTAQLLALILELLTFCVEHHTYHIKNYIINKDILRRVLVLMASKHAFLALCALRFKRKIIGLKDEFYNRYIMKSFLFEPVVKAFLNNGSRYNLMNSAIIEMFEFIRVEDIKSLTAHVIENYWKALEDVDYVQTFKGLKLRFEQQRERQDNPKLDSMRSILRNHRYRRDARTLEDEEEMWFNTDEDDMEDGEAVVPPSDKTKNDEDIMDPISKFMERKKLKESEEKEVLLKTNLSGRQSPSFKLSFSSGTKSNLTSQSSASNLPGSPGSPGSPGSPGSPGSVSKSTSQMAAITTKGGLVGLVDYPDDDEEDDEDEDKEETLPLSKKAKLESS; encoded by the exons GTGGTCTTCCTAAATCCCTTTCTTCTGTGTACCACCTCTTCCTCAAccctttggaaaaggaaaag GATACCTTGATTGTGTGGTCTGAAGCTGAAAATTATGATTTGGCACTTAGCTTTCAAGAAAAAGCAGGATGTGATGaaatatgggaaaaaatatGTCAG GTTCAAGGCAAAGACCCTTCTGTCGATATTACTCAGGACCTTGTCGATGAATCTGAGGAAGAACGTTTTGATGATATGTCATCACCAGGTCTAGAATTGCCATCTTGTGAATTAAGTCGACTAGAAGAAATTGCAGAACTTGTGGCATCTTCATTGCCTTCACCATTACGTCGTGAAAAACTCGCACTAGCACTGGAAAATGAGGGCTATATTAAGAAGCTCTTAGAAATTTTTCATGTGTGTGAAGACTTGGAGAACATTGAAGGACTACACCACTTATATGAAATTATCAAgggaattttccttttgaacagAACTGCACTTTTTGAAGTCATGTTTTCCGAGGAATGTATAATGGACGTAATTGGATGCCTAGAATATGACCCGTCTTTATCACAGTCACGGAAACACAGGGAATTTCTGactaaaacagcaaaatttaaagAGGTGATTCCTATATCTGATCCAGAGCTGAAGCAAAAAATACATCAGACATACAGAGTACAGTATATTCAAGATATGGTCCTACCCACTCCCTCAGTTTTTGAGGAAAATATGCTATCAACACTtcattctttcatcttttttaataaagtggaAATAGTTGGTATGTTACAG GAAGATGAAAAATTTCTGACAGACTTATTTGCACAACTAACAGATGAAGCCACAGATGAGGAGAAAAGACAGGAATTG gtaaattttctgaaagagtTTTGTGCATTCTCTCAAACACTGCAACCTCAAAACAgagatgcatttttcaaaaccttGTCAAATATGGGCATACTGCCAGCACTAGAAGTTATATTG gGTATGGATGATGCACAAGTACGAAGTGCAGCCACCGATATATTCTCATATTTGGTTGAATACAACCCGTCCATGGTACGAGAGTTTGTCATGCAGGAAGCACAGCAGAACGATGAT GATATATTACTCATTAACCTCATTATAGAACACATGATTTGTGACACAGATCCAGAACTTGGAGGGGCAGTGCTACTCATGGGTTTGCTTCGTACTTTAGTTGATCCAGAAAATATGCTTGCCACAGCTAAT aaaacagaaaagacagagttCTTGGGTTTCTTCTACAAACATTGTATGCATGTTCTGACAGCCCCTCTATTGGCCAATACTACAGAGGACAAGCCTAGCAAAG ATGATTTTCAGACAGCCCAACTCTTGGCATTAATACTGGAATTGCTAACTTTCTGTGTAGAACATCATACTTATCACATAAAAAACTACATCATTAACAAAGATATCCTGCGAAGGGTGCTCGTTCTCATGGCCTCAAAGCACGCTTTCTTGGCATTGT GTGCCCTTCGTTTCAAGAGAAAGATAATTGGGCTGAAGGATGAATTCTACAACCGTTACATAAtgaaaagttttttgtttgaaCCTGTGGTCAAAGCATTTCTAAATAATGGTTCCCGTTATAATCTGATGAACTCTGCCATAATAGAGATGTTTGAATTTATCAGAGTG GAAGATATAAAATCGTTGACAGCTCATGTAATTGAAAATTACTGGAAGGCACTGGAAGATGTAGATTATGTGCAGACTTTCAAAGGACTGAAACTACGATTTGAGCAACAAAGGGAAAGACAAGATAATCCAAAACTTGACAG CATGCGTTCCATTTTGAGAAACCATAGATACAGAAGGGATGCAAGAACCctggaggatgaggaggaaatGTGGTTTAATACTGATGAAGATGATATGGAAGATGGAGAGGCAGTGGTGCCCCCTTCtgacaaaactaaaaatgatGAAGATATTATGGACCCTATCAGTAAAttcatggaaaggaaaaaat taAAAGAgagtgaagaaaaggaagttctTCTGAAAACTAACCTTTCAGGTCGTCAGAGCCCAAGTTTcaagctttccttttccagtggTACAAAGTCTAACCTTACCAGCCAGTCATCTGCAAGTAATCTGCCTGGATCCCCAGGGTCTCCCGGATCCCCAGGGTCCCCTGGGTCTCCAGGATCAGTTTCTAAAAGCACATCTCAGATGGCAGCTATTACAACTAAG GGAGGCCTCGTTGGGCTTGTAGATTATCctgatgatgatgaagaggaTGATGAAGATGAAGATAAAGAGGAAACTTTACCTTtgtcaaagaaagcaaagcttgaGTCATCATAA